Proteins encoded in a region of the Cytobacillus pseudoceanisediminis genome:
- a CDS encoding aminopeptidase, translated as MSHFQTNLEKYAELAVKVGVNVQKGQTLVINTTLDAAELVRTIVKKAYEAGAHNVVVNWSDDAVTRTKYDLAPDESFSEYPEWRAKEVEDLAEKGAAFMSIVSASPDLLKGVKLERISSFQKAAGQALAKYRKFIQSDKVSWTVIAAPSKAWANMVFPDAPEESRVDMLWEAIFKATRADLDNPVEAWKKHDETLHEKVDYLNSKRYQKLHYKAPGTDLTIELPKGHLWVGAGSINEQGHEFMANMPTEEVFTVPYKTGVNGTVSSTKPLSYGGNIIDKFSLTFENGRIIDVKAEEGEEILKQLVETDEGSHYLGEVALVPFNSPISQSNLLFYNTLFDENASNHLAIGSAYAFCIEGGKKMSSEELAENGLNESLTHVDFMIGSAEMDIDGITEDGNAEPVFRKGDWAF; from the coding sequence ATGAGTCATTTTCAAACGAATTTAGAGAAATACGCAGAGCTTGCCGTAAAAGTTGGTGTAAACGTGCAAAAGGGACAGACGCTTGTAATTAACACAACGCTTGATGCAGCTGAACTGGTTCGTACAATTGTTAAAAAGGCCTATGAAGCAGGAGCTCATAACGTAGTTGTGAACTGGAGCGATGATGCGGTCACTCGCACAAAGTACGACTTGGCACCGGATGAGTCTTTCTCCGAATACCCTGAATGGCGTGCGAAGGAAGTCGAAGATTTAGCTGAAAAGGGTGCGGCATTCATGTCAATCGTTTCGGCAAGCCCTGATTTGCTGAAAGGCGTGAAATTAGAACGAATCTCAAGCTTCCAGAAAGCTGCAGGACAGGCGCTGGCAAAATACCGCAAATTCATCCAGTCCGATAAAGTAAGCTGGACAGTCATTGCAGCTCCATCTAAAGCCTGGGCAAACATGGTATTCCCTGACGCACCGGAAGAATCACGTGTGGATATGCTTTGGGAAGCTATATTCAAAGCAACTCGCGCTGATTTGGATAACCCGGTTGAAGCCTGGAAAAAGCATGATGAAACACTTCATGAAAAAGTGGATTATTTGAACAGCAAGCGATATCAGAAGCTTCATTATAAAGCTCCAGGTACAGACCTGACAATCGAGCTTCCAAAAGGCCACTTATGGGTGGGGGCAGGCAGCATAAATGAACAGGGGCACGAATTCATGGCTAACATGCCAACTGAAGAAGTATTTACGGTACCTTACAAGACAGGTGTTAACGGCACGGTTTCCAGCACAAAACCTTTAAGCTATGGCGGAAATATCATCGACAAATTCAGCCTGACATTTGAAAACGGCCGTATTATCGATGTGAAGGCCGAAGAAGGCGAAGAGATTCTTAAGCAGCTTGTTGAGACAGATGAAGGCTCCCACTATCTTGGTGAAGTGGCTCTGGTTCCTTTCAACTCGCCAATTTCACAGTCCAACCTGCTTTTCTATAATACTTTATTTGATGAAAATGCTTCAAACCACCTTGCGATCGGCAGTGCGTATGCATTCTGCATTGAAGGCGGCAAGAAAATGTCTAGTGAAGAACTGGCTGAAAACGGCTTGAACGAAAGCTTAACACATGTTGACTTCATGATCGGCTCCGCTGAAATGGATATCGATGGAATTACTGAAGACGGCAACGCTGAACCCGTGTTCAGGAAAGGTGATTGGGCATTTTAA